Proteins found in one candidate division KSB1 bacterium genomic segment:
- a CDS encoding glycosyltransferase — protein MSRLKILVIASWYPNETAPANGIFIQDQAQVLAQKYDVAVLAPRMVGWREILRGKFGGASQLEPADGLLVCRERVLAPMPRAPGLTYRRWLAAAQKGFSKLLTQWGKPDLIHAHVVLPGGLAAVRLGRQQAIPVVLTEHTSPFSVHLKTATLRRWVRETLSQANRVIAVSPALARQIHAFDDGVKIDVIGNVIQTDFFIPAQTATRTPARFLSIGLLTKQKGMRYLLQAAKQLVQNGVTAFELIIGGDGPERPQLERLARSLSLAERCRFTGMLTREQVKNLMQQSDALVMSSLHETFCLVLAEAMACGKPVIATRCGGPEFLVTSETGVLVEVANPEALAAAMADFIHGRFQYDAQKIRRHLVERFGEAVFLRHIDAIYEQVFSQAKDA, from the coding sequence ATCAAGCACAAGTCTTGGCGCAAAAATACGACGTGGCGGTTTTGGCGCCGCGAATGGTTGGCTGGCGGGAAATTTTGCGAGGAAAATTTGGCGGCGCTTCACAGCTCGAACCCGCGGACGGCTTGCTCGTTTGCCGCGAGCGCGTACTGGCGCCGATGCCTCGCGCGCCCGGCTTGACGTATCGGCGTTGGCTCGCTGCCGCCCAAAAAGGTTTTTCAAAATTACTCACACAATGGGGCAAACCGGATTTGATTCACGCGCATGTTGTTTTGCCGGGAGGCTTGGCTGCCGTGCGGCTCGGCCGGCAGCAGGCGATTCCGGTTGTCTTAACCGAACACACCAGCCCGTTCAGCGTCCATCTTAAAACCGCAACATTACGGCGCTGGGTTCGAGAGACGTTGTCACAAGCCAATCGCGTGATCGCCGTGAGTCCGGCGTTGGCGCGGCAAATTCACGCTTTCGACGACGGTGTAAAAATAGATGTGATCGGCAACGTGATTCAAACGGATTTTTTTATTCCGGCACAAACTGCAACGCGAACGCCGGCGCGCTTCCTATCCATCGGTTTGTTGACGAAACAAAAAGGAATGCGCTATTTGCTGCAGGCGGCCAAACAACTCGTGCAAAATGGTGTCACCGCCTTCGAGCTGATCATCGGCGGCGACGGACCGGAGCGGCCGCAGCTCGAACGGCTGGCGCGCTCGCTCAGCCTCGCCGAACGTTGCCGTTTCACCGGCATGCTGACGCGCGAACAAGTCAAAAACTTGATGCAACAAAGCGACGCCCTTGTCATGTCGAGCTTGCACGAAACCTTTTGCCTCGTGCTCGCTGAAGCGATGGCGTGCGGCAAACCGGTCATTGCAACGCGCTGCGGCGGCCCGGAGTTCTTGGTCACCTCTGAAACCGGCGTCCTGGTCGAAGTTGCCAATCCCGAGGCGTTGGCCGCGGCGATGGCAGATTTTATTCACGGGCGTTTTCAATACGATGCGCAAAAAATTCGCCGCCACCTCGTCGAACGTTTTGGCGAAGCGGTTTTTCTGCGTCATATTGATGCAATCTACGAGCAAGTTTTTTCCCAAGCCAAAGATGCGTAA
- a CDS encoding methyltransferase domain-containing protein: MRNWFLSTERKQLEYYKGLLIHADTGVHEQAAALFQQYVPAGAKVLDVGAGAGAFSQRLADIGYAVTALDIDPQKWALSTIPFLRLNIDAGIAGSVKQIFDAGCCLEVIEHVENPWNLLREIHAVIKPGGRLILSTPNVTSFLSRLIFLFTGRFHQFSEADLSYGHINPMTAFEITCAASRTGWRVLEIRPGGYLPVMDFSSWHPKAIAANILRGLIYPFSRGQKRGWCLFFVLEKLEAKNTI; this comes from the coding sequence ATGCGTAATTGGTTCCTCAGCACCGAGCGCAAGCAACTCGAATATTACAAAGGATTGCTGATTCATGCCGATACCGGTGTGCATGAACAGGCAGCCGCATTATTTCAACAATATGTGCCGGCAGGCGCCAAAGTGTTGGATGTCGGTGCCGGGGCCGGCGCTTTTTCCCAGCGGCTTGCCGATATCGGATATGCCGTTACCGCTCTCGATATCGATCCCCAAAAGTGGGCGCTCTCCACAATTCCTTTTCTTCGGTTGAATATTGATGCCGGTATTGCCGGCTCCGTCAAGCAAATTTTTGATGCGGGCTGTTGCTTGGAAGTCATCGAGCATGTGGAAAATCCCTGGAACTTGTTGCGCGAGATTCATGCGGTTATCAAGCCCGGCGGCCGATTGATCTTGTCCACTCCCAATGTCACCTCATTTCTATCACGCTTGATATTTCTGTTCACCGGCCGATTTCACCAGTTCAGCGAAGCCGATTTATCTTATGGCCATATCAATCCGATGACGGCGTTTGAAATCACTTGCGCCGCTTCAAGAACTGGCTGGCGCGTTTTGGAAATACGCCCGGGTGGTTACTTGCCCGTCATGGACTTTTCATCGTGGCATCCCAAAGCCATCGCAGCGAATATCCTGCGCGGTCTGATTTATCCGTTTAGCCGCGGCCAAAAGCGCGGCTGGTGTCTTTTTT